In Necator americanus strain Aroian chromosome IV, whole genome shotgun sequence, the following proteins share a genomic window:
- a CDS encoding hypothetical protein (NECATOR_CHRIV.G13453.T1) codes for MTAQATKSVAATPGFVRLLNFLFRKLGLFVADHDKLVLAGTLLFTLLCSAKIPFTPQQDDIRTGYTPHGSRSREEIAVYNEYFAANRDPIMVFAFAVAKDGGSMARVEHMRETIKQLDYAATNVTHRGESFYTLCTEFCQINEPIRQFYNGLAMKVNSSVLDEPITLTFPIMDVLGKDLDLSPNFFGVETNDTDHSVKFLKVVGFQYRANLPENWDKYDLQDYERRVTAYFLKEMRSELLNIYAFSLTYTSDEIVRTGLTIFPFLAVGFIIMSSFSVVTVFYSSMQMGQWSNYKIIEAVFGCICPLLATSSALGFLFWCGFRFGTILCVTPFLVLAIGVDDAYLMMHSWMRVSVDDPTMTKRERVAHMLVDVGPSVAITSLTNFLAFLVGIYTPTPEIQLFCMGNSAAILFDFIYQITMYAASLSITGDLQMREASKTNRDPQWMTMKKEMFSDVLDEYSQWLSSKFTSILLLIVLCFYWVISAFAASQIRVNLSADKLVLHDSPLIEMNHLREHYVLVNYTMASIFVQNPGNLNDPNRIHQLNSLVERFEAYPECLGANFSHYFVRDYKFFQEMVEHEEEESFGAEAAENRSDAFSKTAMQPFFSWPEFKHWNGFVKFDENGTITRIWVTVSYHGQLMGDNIFRKTLLERWRHTADTFPDLNVSVFDDYAPFLDQLDSMLPATISTSICTLLCMMLVCFLFMYNLFTVIVATISIISICIGVFGMLSCWGVDLDPISMATTIMSIGFSVDFPAHITFHYFREGLEDPDSTPAKRVARSLAAILFPLLQCGLSTILFVLCLLFVRSYMSEVFVKTMVLVVTLGLIHGLVLVPAFLCALTSIYDTFFKHTFWGSQSSITEWFSRKDSRPSNSETPSTRS; via the exons ggAACGCTGTTATTTACTCTCCTCTGCTCGGCAAAAATCCCATTCACACCTCAACAGGATGATATTCGAACAG GTTACACTCCGCACGGATCACGATCCCGAGAAGAAATCGCCGTTTACAACGAATATTTCGCAGCAAATCGTGATCCGATTATGGTTTTTGCGTTTGCGGTGGCAAAAGATGGTGGATCCATGGCACGAGTGGAACATATGCGTGAAACGATCAAACAACTCGACTACGCTGCCACTAACGTCACTCATCGAGGCGAATCCTTCTACACTCTGTGCACAGAGTTCTGTCAAATTAACGAACCAATTCGTCAGTTTTAT aatggTTTAGCGATGAAAGTCAACTCGTCCGTGTTGGATGAGCCGATCACGCTCACCTTTCCGATTATGGATGTGCTCGGCAAGGATTTGGATCTTAGTCCGAATTTTTTTGGAGTCGAAACAAATGACACTGATCAttctgtgaaatttttgaaagttgtcGGCTTTCAATATCGTGCGAATCTGCCAGAAAACTGGGATAAATACGATCTACAGGATTATGAGCGACGAGTGactgcatattttttgaa AGAGATGCGCTCCGAGTTGTTGAACATTTATGCGTTTTCGCTGACGTACACTTCGGACGAAATCGTTAGAACCG GTCTTACcatatttccatttcttgcCGTTGGATTTATTATTATGAGCTCATTCTCAGTGGTTACTGTATTCTACAGTAGTATGCAAATGGGACAG tgGAGCAATTACAAGATCATTGAAGCTGTCTTCGGTTGTATATGTCCTCTGCTGGCCACATCATCAGCGTTAGGTTTTCTATTTTGGTGTGGATTTCGATTTGGTACGATCCTTTGTGTCACTCCGTTCCTGGTTCTAGCTATTG gtgTCGACGATGCCTATTTGATGATGCATTCATGGATGCGTGTTTCCGTCGATGATCCAACGATGACAAAACGAGAGAG GGTCGCTCATATGCTAGTGGATGTCGGCCCATCGGTGGCCATCACGTCACTCACGAATTTCCTCGCCTTCCTCGTTGGTATCTACACACCCACGCCAGAGATTCAACTGTTCTGTATGGGAAATTCAGCGGCTAtcctttttgattttatttatcag ATCACAATGTATGCCGCATCGTTATCAATAACAGGTGATCTACAAATGCGTGAAGCCTCAAAAACGAATAGAGATCCACAGTGGATGAcaatgaagaaggaaatg ttttccgaTGTCCTTGACGAATATTCACAATGGTTATCGAGCAAATTCACATCAATCCTTCTACTTATCGTTTTATGTTTTTACTGGGTAATTAGCGCTTTTGCCGCTTCTCAGATACGTGTGAACTTATCAGCGGATAAGTTGGTGTTGCACGACTCGCCGTTAATAGAG atgaaCCATCTACGAGAGCACTACGTCCTCGTTAATTACACAATGGCCAGTATCTTCGTGCAAAAT CCAGGAAATCTCAACGATCCAAACCGAATTCATCAATTGAACAGCCTTGTGGAACGATTTGAAGCATATCCAGAATGCCTTGGAGCTAATTTCAGTCATTATTTTGTTCG TGATTACAAATTCTTCCAAGAGATGGTGGAACATGAAGAAGAGGAGTCTTTCGGCGCGGAAGCGGCCGAAAATCGAAGTGACGCATTTTCGAAGACCGCAATGCAACCGTTCTTTTCATGGCCTGAATTTAAACATTGGAACGGTTTCGTGAAATTCGACGAGAATGGAAC GATAACACGGATTTGGGTGACGGTGTCGTATCATGGACAATTGATGGGCGAcaacattttcagaaaaacactTCTAGAAAG ATGGCGTCACACTGCCGACACGTTCCCCGATCTAAATGTGTCCGTTTTTGACGACTATGCCCCATTCTTGGATCAG CTCGATTCCATGCTACCAGCGACTATTTCCACATCGATTTGTACTCTACTATGTATGATGCTCGTCTGCTTTTTATTCATGTACAATTTGTTCACAGTTATTGTCGCAACAATATCGATTATATCGATTTGTATTG GCGTATTCGGCATGTTATCTTGCTGGGGAGTGGATCTTGATCCGATTTCTATGGCCACAACAATAATGTCCATTGGATTCAGTGTGGATTTTCCTGCTCATATAACATTTCACTACTTCAGAGAAGGTCTTGAAGATCCAGATTCTACACCGGCTAAACGAGTAGCAAG GTCGTTAGCTGCTATATTGTTTCCACTGTTGCAATGTGGCCTCTCAACCATACTATTTGtgttatgtttattatttgtgaGAAGTTACATGAGCGAG GTGTTCGTCAAAACGATGGTTCTTGTTGTTACGTTGGGTCTTATTCATGGCCTAGTACTGGTCCCTGCATTCCTTTGTGCACTTACCTCAATCTATGATACATTTTTCAAGCACACATTTTGGGGAAGTCAG TCCTCAATAACCGAATGGTTCTCTCGAAAAGATTCACGTCCATCGAATAGCGAAACACCATCGACACGTTCGTGA